The window GCTGGGCACTCATGCGAGGTATCCCCTGCCAGGTTTCCAGGGCCCCGAAGAAGTCACCCTTGATCCTCTTAAACTTGGACCTGCATTGGTCCGCTGATCTAGGGTAACCCCTCTCGCCCAACTGCCTGGCGATTTTCGCGAAGAGGGTTTTGGTGGGCAGGTGGCTGCTGCACTTAATGTGCTCTGCCTTGCCACTCTGGAGAAGGAGGTCAAAGAGGACCTCGACCTCCCTGTCCTTCCAAAAGCGCCTCTTGTTTTGGCGGTTAATTTAGAATCATGGGTGCCGGCGATTGGTCAATTTTTTCCTCCCGCCCTGAACAGCGTGCACTCAAGTGAACAGTACTGGATTGTCCCCTCGTCGCTGCCATTTTCCTAGCTGCAATGGCAATAGAGCAAAAAAGCGAGGGAACAATACTGCGGGATGTGGGAAGCACAGAAAGCCAGGCCCACATAACACTACAATTTTCACATTTATGCAAATATAGCAGCACGGCACCGAAAACTTTAGTTCTGCAGCCCCCTCCGGTGTCTTGCCACGGTTCTTTGTCATGAGAACCACCCACTGTCACACACCCTTGCCCCCCTGACTGCCATTGgtgtgttccccccaccccacacccaatGGACAGAGTCCGCAGGGAGACGCTGGACACCCTCAACACTTCCGAGCATGGCCGCCTTCTCGACAGTGTTCCCACCGTGCCGCCATACTGCACACATTCCAAGCACGaattcccctgccccccccataatCTTTCCTTGGGTTTCTGAACAATGTTACCGGCTTCTCCAACATGCTATTATTGCGCCAATAGGGATGAGTTGAAGTTGGAATTATGTAATTGCGCAAAATGGAAAAAATGCATCTCAGGTCCTGCACGAGACGCTTGCTCCACTTCCCGGAGTGTCATTCCCTTTGGCGGAGACATTTCTCCGTCAACCCTGAAGCGGGCCACCTGTCTGTGGTCTGTGGcccacactccccccccctctcccagtACTCTTTGCCTCACAGAAGTGCTGCCGGACACGGGACGCGCAGAAAGGCAGGCTAATTTCACATTAAAGTTTTATTGCGACCCGTACCACCACCACGGGCAAACCGTGCCATCAGCATCAGACGCAGCACAAGGAACACTCAACACAGACACAGTTGTAGGAAAAGAACCCCGCACTCAGCTCCCTAATGATCACCAGAGCATCACCGCCTGTTTCATGCATAGATGAAGGCCGCCATCGCATCACgaacctccttcccctcctccaacatTCCCCGGTCATTCTCCCTGTACTCCAGCCCATCCCCGGGCATTGTCAAAGGCGTAGGATCGAGCAGCGAACCCAGCACCCCATGGCCTTTGGCCTCACACAAGTTGTGCAGAATCACACAAGCAGTCACAATGgtcacaacattctcctctctggCCTTCAGCTGATGTAGGAGACACTGCCAGCGCCCCTTCAGACGTCTGAAACTGCATTCAACTTTATTTCTCACCCGTGTGAGGCAGCGGTCAAAGTACTTCTGTTGTGGCATCACAGCAAATTTCCCATAGGGCTTCATGAGCCAGCACCGCATCAGATAAACACCATCTGAGATTATCAGTGGTGGCACAGAAATACCATTCAGACTCAGGGTTGGATTCCCCAGGACAAACAATCCCGTGTCCATCGCCGCACAGATGGCCGAGTTGCGGAAGACGAAAGCGTCATGGTTCTTGTCACTCCATCCGACCTCCGCGTCCACGAAATGACCAGTGTGGTCGACTGTGCCCTGTAGCAAGATGGAGGAGTAGTTCTTGCGATTGCCATATTGGTCCGGCTTCCCACCGGGCTGACCGATGGGAATGTGAGTTCCATCAATTGCCCCGACACAATGATGGAACCCCAGTGCAGAAAATCCATCCATGATCTGAAATGCAGAGTAGAAGAAATCAGGCATGACCCCGACCAGTGCAGGCACGGCATTGGCAAACAACAAACACAAACTGCCCAAGATGGCTACTCTGGACAGCAAGAAGCCCACCATTGTCGCGCCTCCACGAATTGCCATCTTTCGCTGCTACGCAAATCTCAatacttaaaaaaataattaaaaaaaattatttccattGTCAATAACGAATAGATCAATGGGTGAATAAAGCCAATACTCACCTTTCCGACCTCCTCCCCGAGGCTGACCATCTTTGAAAGCAGCTCCCTCTCAATGGCGAAGCAGACCTCTAATACAGCATCAGAGACAGTGGGTAATCCCACGATGAATTTGTCCACCGCCACGCGGTAACAGGCACCAGTGGCAAGG of the Eublepharis macularius isolate TG4126 chromosome 5, MPM_Emac_v1.0, whole genome shotgun sequence genome contains:
- the LOC129330343 gene encoding uncharacterized protein LOC129330343 produces the protein MSRGTFMELVGVLRPTLERQATNMREPISVENRVAVAVWCLATGACYRVAVDKFIVGLPTVSDAVLEVCFAIERELLSKMVSLGEEVGKIMDGFSALGFHHCVGAIDGTHIPIGQPGGKPDQYGNRKNYSSILLQGTVDHTGHFVDAEVGWSDKNHDAFVFRNSAICAAMDTGLFVLGNPTLSLNGISVPPLIISDGVYLMRCWLMKPYGKFAVMPQQKYFDRCLTRVRNKVECSFRRLKGRWQCLLHQLKAREENVVTIVTACVILHNLCEAKGHGVLGSLLDPTPLTMPGDGLEYRENDRGMLEEGKEVRDAMAAFIYA